The following coding sequences are from one Salvia hispanica cultivar TCC Black 2014 chromosome 3, UniMelb_Shisp_WGS_1.0, whole genome shotgun sequence window:
- the LOC125216467 gene encoding maspardin isoform X1, translating into MKGSFSVPGDYIYFKSQVPLHKIPIGSKQWRYYDFGPKYVPPLICLPGIAGTADVYYKQIMSLSNKGYRVISVDIPRVWNNQEWIQAFEKFLDVIDVHHIHLYGTSLGGFLAQLFAQHRPRRVKSLVLSNTFLETSNFSAAMPWAPIVGWAPSFLLKRYVLTGIRDGPHEPFIADSVDFVVAQVETLSKDDLASRLSLTVDSASVGPLRLSDTFITIMDTNDFCAVPQELKDQVIERYPGARLANLKSGGDFPFLSRPDEVNLHLQLHLRRVGVEAQPELVQGTNRDGAGESSSDQNNERGGVDDVSKDETRDYIGVTNENSVATNENESPLALETPFLGNFDNEILRNVHLSNDE; encoded by the exons ATGAAAGGCTCATTTTCAGTCCCCGGCGACTACATCTACTTCAAGTCTCAGGTTCCTTTACATAAAATCCCG ATTGGCTCAAAGCAATGGAGATAttacgattttggtccaaaatacGTGCCTCCTTTAATCTGCCTGCCTGGTATAGCTGGAACTGCTGATGTGTACTACAAACAAATCATGTCACTATCAAATAAG GGTTATCGAGTCATATCAGTTGATATTCCCCGTGTATGGAATAATCAAGAGTGGATCCAAGCATTTGAGAAGTTTTTGGATGTTATTGATGTCCACCAT ATACATCTGTATGGCACATCACTTGGAGGGTTCCTGGCTCAACTTTTTGCTCAGCATCGTCCACGGAGAGTTAAATCATTGGTACTCTCAAACACGTTCTTGGAGACAAGTAATTTTTCGGCAGCCATGCCTTGGGCTCCCAT TGTAGGCTGGGCCCCTTCGTTTTTACTGAAACGGTATGTCCTTACTGGAATCCGTGATGGTCCTCATGAACCTTTCATTGCAGATTCAGTGGATTTTGTTGTTGCACAG GTTGAGACCCTTTCTAAAGATGACTTGGCCTCAAGGTTGAGTTTAACGGTGGATTCAGCATCAGTTGGACCACTTCGGCTTTCAGATACTTTTATAACAATAATGGAT ACCAATGACTTCTGTGCGGTTCCTCAAGAACTCAAGGATCAAGTGATTGAACGATATCCTGGTGCCAGACTAGCGAATCTCAAGTCTGGTGGagattttccttttctttcacGGCCAGATGAAGTAAATCTTCATCTTCAG CTACACCTGAGACGAGTTGGTGTTGAAGCCCAGCCAGAACTTGTCCAAGGCACCAATAGGGATGGTGCTGGTGAGAGTTCAAGTGACCAAAACAATGAACGAGGTGGTGTGGACGATGTCTCAAAAGACGAGACGAGGGACTACATTGGTGTCACAAATGAAAACAGTGTCGCCACAAATGAAAACGAATCACCTCTGGCTTTGGAAACTCCTTTTCTGGGTAATTTTGATAATGAGATTCTCAGGAATGTGCATTTATCTAATGATGAGTGA
- the LOC125216467 gene encoding uncharacterized protein LOC125216467 isoform X2 gives MCTTNKSCHYQIRVIESYQLIFPVYGIIKSGSKHLRSFWMLLMSTIYICMAHHLEGSWLNFLLSIVHGELNHWYSQTRSWRQVIFRQPCLGLPCWAPSFLLKRYVLTGIRDGPHEPFIADSVDFVVAQVETLSKDDLASRLSLTVDSASVGPLRLSDTFITIMDTNDFCAVPQELKDQVIERYPGARLANLKSGGDFPFLSRPDEVNLHLQLHLRRVGVEAQPELVQGTNRDGAGESSSDQNNERGGVDDVSKDETRDYIGVTNENSVATNENESPLALETPFLGNFDNEILRNVHLSNDE, from the exons ATGTGTACTACAAACAAATCATGTCACTATCAAATAAG GGTTATCGAGTCATATCAGTTGATATTCCCCGTGTATGGAATAATCAAGAGTGGATCCAAGCATTTGAGAAGTTTTTGGATGTTATTGATGTCCACCAT ATACATCTGTATGGCACATCACTTGGAGGGTTCCTGGCTCAACTTTTTGCTCAGCATCGTCCACGGAGAGTTAAATCATTGGTACTCTCAAACACGTTCTTGGAGACAAGTAATTTTTCGGCAGCCATGCCTTGGGCTCCCAT GCTGGGCCCCTTCGTTTTTACTGAAACGGTATGTCCTTACTGGAATCCGTGATGGTCCTCATGAACCTTTCATTGCAGATTCAGTGGATTTTGTTGTTGCACAG GTTGAGACCCTTTCTAAAGATGACTTGGCCTCAAGGTTGAGTTTAACGGTGGATTCAGCATCAGTTGGACCACTTCGGCTTTCAGATACTTTTATAACAATAATGGAT ACCAATGACTTCTGTGCGGTTCCTCAAGAACTCAAGGATCAAGTGATTGAACGATATCCTGGTGCCAGACTAGCGAATCTCAAGTCTGGTGGagattttccttttctttcacGGCCAGATGAAGTAAATCTTCATCTTCAG CTACACCTGAGACGAGTTGGTGTTGAAGCCCAGCCAGAACTTGTCCAAGGCACCAATAGGGATGGTGCTGGTGAGAGTTCAAGTGACCAAAACAATGAACGAGGTGGTGTGGACGATGTCTCAAAAGACGAGACGAGGGACTACATTGGTGTCACAAATGAAAACAGTGTCGCCACAAATGAAAACGAATCACCTCTGGCTTTGGAAACTCCTTTTCTGGGTAATTTTGATAATGAGATTCTCAGGAATGTGCATTTATCTAATGATGAGTGA